The following proteins are encoded in a genomic region of Bradyrhizobium sp. SK17:
- a CDS encoding tyrosine-type recombinase/integrase: protein MVSIVRAVPGVEGIPAGFPILLDAQMSIVEPAFGYLIELATIPGRSHAMETLRTYSEHLHDWFDSLEQSELDWRLADEGTIAGYRNRMLATPSPHTGRPYARSTVNDRIRTVCRFYTWAHRRGLIEALPFDYVEVSLRSVRRQGMLAHLHHRPATVMANTLTVSEVERLPRPLRVDQLQSLFQHLSSPYDLIAEWALATGMRRKELCGLQLHQVPDVAHVDIDVDPLVGMPLTVTKGDRPRTVYPPLRLIDRTHWYAGEQRAALVKLRRRTRPGYRPSSALFLNSNGDPVSRARFSAAFSTAFQAAGLTGSGHWLRHTFAMTMLVRLQKQAATTPDLNPLKIVQVLLGHASIQSTAIYLRCVELHADTLAESLAYLYGELVPHGRA, encoded by the coding sequence ATGGTTTCGATTGTACGGGCAGTGCCCGGTGTTGAAGGGATTCCGGCAGGCTTCCCCATCTTGCTCGACGCGCAGATGTCGATTGTCGAACCTGCCTTCGGCTACCTGATCGAACTCGCCACCATTCCCGGCCGCTCGCATGCGATGGAGACGCTGAGGACGTATAGCGAGCACCTGCATGACTGGTTCGACAGCCTGGAGCAGAGCGAGCTGGACTGGCGCCTCGCCGATGAGGGAACGATCGCCGGCTACCGGAATCGGATGCTGGCAACGCCGAGCCCTCATACCGGGCGACCTTATGCCCGGTCCACCGTGAACGATCGTATCCGGACGGTCTGCCGCTTTTATACATGGGCGCATCGACGCGGTCTGATCGAAGCATTGCCCTTCGACTACGTTGAGGTGTCGCTCCGCTCAGTGCGTCGTCAGGGCATGCTGGCGCATTTGCATCATCGGCCTGCGACCGTGATGGCGAACACTCTGACGGTTTCGGAGGTTGAACGTCTGCCGCGACCGCTGCGCGTCGATCAACTCCAATCGCTTTTTCAGCATCTTTCGTCGCCCTATGACCTGATCGCCGAATGGGCTTTGGCCACGGGCATGCGCCGCAAGGAACTATGCGGCTTGCAGCTCCATCAGGTGCCGGATGTTGCTCACGTGGACATCGACGTGGACCCACTCGTCGGAATGCCGCTGACCGTGACCAAGGGCGACCGGCCGCGCACCGTCTATCCGCCGCTGCGGCTGATCGACCGAACCCACTGGTATGCAGGAGAACAGCGTGCGGCGCTGGTGAAGCTCCGACGCAGAACCCGCCCCGGTTATCGGCCGTCATCAGCGCTGTTCCTCAACAGCAACGGCGATCCCGTGTCGAGAGCGAGGTTCTCCGCTGCGTTCAGCACGGCCTTTCAGGCGGCAGGGCTGACAGGATCGGGCCATTGGTTGCGCCATACATTTGCGATGACCATGCTCGTGCGCCTGCAGAAGCAGGCGGCGACAACACCAGATCTCAATCCGCTGAAGATTGTGCAGGTCCTGCTCGGACACGCCTCGATTCAGTCAACGGCAATCTATCTGCGCTGCGTCGAACTTCATGCCGACACGCTCGCCGAGAGCCTGGCCTATCTTTACGGCGAGTTGGTGCCTCATGGCCGCGCGTAA
- a CDS encoding site-specific integrase, whose product MPTRSPRAWPIFTASWCLMAARKRKSINRRITVAAPDNAATDLITDKVIFTDAGGRPIQRFDPEQLSGLPADLRGLMVQAFREHGVGQRPTTRRTTWAAILRFARYVVDDETIKTAADVDTAALGRYVLWLKAQSTSRAPRGAHATAFNTFRPLLAWCQRNRPGTLARDLEIPWNPFPGRRMHQQPRRRLPSDQIKAILSACYEEIDEVWARFQHGQDVIRRTELPPKILRGQGLDRWIWRISRIEDGRMPDRAVLEEHGIKSATLVKSWGGYRTITQYFHITTDTLVPFFLAIAIQTAANPDPLRHIRRDCLIPHPLDEHRVIIDWNKAKTNARLQKAQRRSFDRRRRYAAPNLIAMMLALTEPLVADASPMQQDRLFLTRSIYTESTRHSLRSRTEVVEHSVLRRAILRFTKRANHRIDEWNAAHPDSTRSRIAGFAPALFRGTVATEHYRASGGDILVAQSILNHANAATTETYLKSEETTRLQRQTIARLQDLMIAWVRGDKPIGAPLRLGQRRGTASFAHDCLAPVIPGRDGAERLCPHFGGCLACPGLVIPIDPEHLARILAAIDRFEQARNRLDPQRWNLLYAPSWRILTQDILPDFPAAMHEAARALANDMPALPELE is encoded by the coding sequence ATGCCGACACGCTCGCCGAGAGCCTGGCCTATCTTTACGGCGAGTTGGTGCCTCATGGCCGCGCGTAAAAGGAAGTCGATCAATCGGCGCATCACGGTTGCGGCGCCGGACAATGCGGCAACTGACCTCATCACCGATAAGGTCATATTCACCGATGCCGGAGGTCGGCCAATCCAACGGTTCGACCCCGAGCAGCTTTCCGGCCTGCCTGCCGACCTGCGCGGGCTCATGGTCCAGGCTTTCCGAGAGCATGGCGTCGGCCAAAGGCCCACGACCCGCCGAACGACCTGGGCAGCGATCCTCCGCTTTGCCCGCTACGTTGTCGACGATGAGACGATTAAGACGGCGGCTGATGTCGATACCGCCGCGCTCGGCCGCTACGTGCTCTGGCTCAAGGCGCAGTCGACCTCCCGCGCGCCGCGCGGTGCGCATGCCACGGCCTTCAATACATTTCGGCCGCTCCTCGCATGGTGCCAGCGCAATCGACCTGGAACGCTCGCACGCGATCTTGAGATTCCCTGGAATCCCTTTCCCGGCAGGCGAATGCATCAGCAACCGCGCCGGCGGCTGCCGTCCGATCAGATCAAGGCGATCCTCAGCGCCTGCTACGAGGAGATCGACGAGGTCTGGGCCCGGTTTCAACATGGGCAGGATGTCATCCGGCGCACCGAGCTTCCGCCCAAGATACTGCGCGGTCAGGGGCTCGATCGATGGATTTGGCGGATCAGCCGCATCGAGGACGGTCGCATGCCCGACAGGGCTGTTCTCGAAGAACACGGGATCAAGTCCGCCACGCTCGTCAAGTCTTGGGGCGGCTATCGCACCATCACGCAGTATTTTCACATCACTACCGATACGCTCGTTCCGTTCTTTCTGGCGATCGCCATCCAGACCGCCGCCAATCCCGATCCGCTGCGTCATATCCGTCGCGACTGTCTCATCCCGCATCCGCTCGACGAGCATCGCGTGATCATCGACTGGAACAAGGCCAAGACCAATGCGCGTCTCCAGAAGGCGCAGCGCCGCTCGTTCGATCGGCGTCGACGATACGCCGCGCCGAACCTGATCGCGATGATGCTGGCCCTGACTGAACCGCTTGTTGCAGATGCTTCGCCCATGCAGCAGGATCGGCTATTTCTGACGCGCAGCATCTATACCGAGTCCACCCGCCATTCGCTTCGTAGCCGCACGGAGGTGGTCGAGCATTCCGTCCTCAGGCGCGCTATCCTCCGATTCACGAAGCGCGCCAACCATCGCATCGATGAGTGGAACGCGGCACATCCCGACAGCACGCGTTCCCGGATCGCCGGCTTTGCGCCCGCTTTGTTTCGCGGCACTGTCGCAACCGAACACTATCGCGCCTCCGGCGGCGATATTCTCGTGGCCCAATCGATCCTCAATCACGCCAACGCCGCGACGACCGAGACGTATCTCAAGAGCGAGGAGACGACACGCTTACAGCGCCAGACGATCGCTCGCTTGCAAGACCTGATGATCGCATGGGTGCGCGGGGACAAGCCTATAGGCGCGCCGTTGCGGCTTGGCCAACGTCGTGGCACCGCTTCCTTCGCCCATGATTGTCTCGCGCCGGTCATTCCTGGTCGAGATGGCGCCGAGCGCCTGTGCCCGCATTTTGGCGGATGCCTTGCGTGTCCCGGTCTCGTGATCCCGATCGACCCTGAACATCTGGCGCGTATCCTCGCCGCCATCGATCGGTTCGAACAAGCCCGCAACCGGCTCGACCCCCAACGGTGGAATCTCCTCTACGCGCCGTCGTGGCGGATTCTCACCCAGGACATCCTTCCGGATTTCCCGGCTGCGATGCATGAGGCCGCGCGTGCGCTTGCCAACGACATGCCCGCCCTGCCGGAGCTGGAGTAA
- a CDS encoding ParB/RepB/Spo0J family partition protein: MIMSDKSFGIPSGTEVRVPLSKLKKSPKNARKTPHSDAAIEALAASIAAKGILQNLVIEPEVDGEGAATGFFCVTIGEGRRLAQLLRVKRKEIKKSEPIRCVVDTANDPHEISLDENVTRENMHPADQFEAFRKLADERGFGAEEIAARFGVTAQVVRQRLRLGAVSPRLIQLYRDGDLTLEQVMAFAITDDQARQEAVHERFACDCDPSTIRRLLTETHVAATDRRARLVGLEAYTEAGGTILRDLFTEDRGGYLEDVSLLDLLVTARLGREADTLRAAEGWKWAEPHVDFPHAHGMRRTYPHPVELSAEDQAALEAVQSEFDRLTEQHQAAEELPDEVDARFGELETEIDRLDAKRQAYDPDDIARGGAFVVLNHDGSVRVERGFIRPEDEQPHGETGQEGDAQAPDGECGEDDQDPRDGEDEDSAGDEEQPLSDMLVRDLTAHRTLGLRLNLSEQPDVAIVAVTHALAAQIFYLGANAHVVGIQPVKIDLAVHAVGIEDSAAGKAWSDRHANWARQMPKDVGRLWDFVVELDHDSRMSLFAHCAALTVNAVKLPFDRRPRALAAAGHLAGAVALDMTGYWRPTVGSYLGRVTKAVILEAVREGVSAEAAERLSGLKKAEMAASAEQLLASTGWLPALLRTARTEDQADAPDMAQDHDLRSQAAE, translated from the coding sequence ATGATCATGTCGGACAAATCATTTGGAATACCGAGCGGAACCGAGGTTCGCGTTCCGCTCAGCAAGCTCAAGAAGTCGCCCAAGAATGCCCGCAAGACGCCGCACAGCGACGCGGCGATCGAGGCCTTGGCGGCGAGCATCGCCGCCAAGGGCATCCTGCAGAACCTGGTGATTGAACCGGAGGTGGATGGCGAGGGGGCGGCCACTGGGTTCTTCTGTGTGACGATTGGCGAGGGCAGGCGGCTGGCCCAGCTGCTGCGGGTGAAGCGCAAGGAAATCAAAAAGTCCGAGCCAATCCGCTGCGTCGTCGATACCGCCAACGATCCGCACGAGATCAGCCTGGACGAGAATGTCACCCGGGAAAACATGCATCCAGCCGACCAGTTCGAGGCGTTCAGGAAGCTCGCGGACGAGCGCGGCTTTGGCGCGGAGGAGATCGCCGCGCGCTTTGGCGTGACGGCGCAAGTGGTGCGGCAGCGCCTCCGGCTGGGCGCGGTGTCCCCACGCTTGATCCAGCTGTATCGCGATGGCGATCTGACGCTGGAGCAGGTGATGGCCTTTGCCATCACCGACGATCAGGCTCGGCAGGAGGCGGTCCATGAGCGTTTCGCCTGCGACTGCGATCCCAGCACGATCCGTCGTCTGCTCACCGAAACTCATGTTGCCGCAACAGATCGCCGGGCGCGTCTTGTCGGGCTCGAGGCCTATACGGAAGCGGGCGGCACGATCCTGCGGGACCTCTTCACCGAGGATCGCGGCGGCTATCTGGAGGACGTCTCGTTGCTCGATCTCCTGGTGACGGCAAGGCTCGGCCGCGAGGCTGATACTTTAAGGGCGGCCGAGGGATGGAAGTGGGCGGAGCCCCATGTCGACTTCCCGCACGCCCATGGCATGCGGCGGACTTACCCGCATCCGGTCGAGCTTTCGGCGGAGGATCAGGCCGCCCTTGAGGCGGTCCAGAGCGAGTTCGACCGGCTGACCGAGCAGCATCAAGCGGCCGAGGAGCTGCCTGACGAGGTGGATGCGCGGTTCGGCGAACTGGAGACCGAAATCGACCGGCTGGACGCCAAACGGCAGGCCTACGATCCCGACGACATCGCGCGCGGCGGCGCATTCGTGGTCCTCAATCATGACGGTAGTGTCCGGGTCGAACGCGGATTTATCCGCCCCGAAGACGAGCAGCCCCACGGCGAAACCGGGCAGGAGGGCGATGCGCAGGCACCGGACGGAGAATGTGGCGAAGATGATCAGGACCCTCGCGATGGTGAAGACGAGGACAGCGCCGGTGACGAGGAGCAGCCGCTCTCCGACATGTTGGTTCGCGACCTCACTGCGCATCGCACCTTGGGGCTGCGGCTCAATCTGAGTGAGCAGCCGGACGTCGCAATCGTTGCGGTGACGCACGCGCTCGCCGCCCAAATCTTCTATCTCGGGGCCAACGCGCATGTGGTCGGCATCCAGCCGGTGAAGATCGATTTGGCCGTGCATGCGGTCGGAATCGAGGACAGTGCGGCCGGCAAAGCGTGGTCGGATCGCCATGCCAATTGGGCGAGACAGATGCCCAAGGACGTCGGCCGGCTGTGGGATTTTGTGGTCGAACTCGACCACGACAGCCGCATGTCCCTGTTCGCGCATTGCGCGGCCTTGACCGTCAATGCGGTCAAACTGCCGTTCGACCGGAGGCCGCGCGCGCTGGCGGCAGCCGGGCATTTGGCCGGGGCCGTAGCCCTCGACATGACCGGATATTGGCGGCCGACGGTCGGCAGTTATCTCGGCCGTGTCACCAAGGCGGTCATCCTTGAGGCCGTCCGCGAGGGCGTCAGCGCGGAGGCCGCCGAACGCCTGTCGGGCTTGAAAAAGGCCGAGATGGCGGCATCCGCCGAGCAGTTGCTGGCGTCAACCGGCTGGCTCCCGGCGCTGCTGCGAACGGCCAGGACGGAAGATCAGGCCGATGCGCCAGACATGGCGCAAGACCATGATCTGCGTTCGCAAGCTGCCGAATAA